In a genomic window of Thermus thermamylovorans:
- a CDS encoding VOC family protein — protein MEVLETAVYAEDLEKARAFYEGVLGLPCFQYQPPRHAFFRAGQGVFLVFNPEHTEKDQALPPHGAKGSVHVAFQVEEEELPRWAEKLQEAGFPVWWADWPRGKSLYTRDPAGNLVELAPARIWGLE, from the coding sequence GTGGAGGTCCTGGAAACCGCCGTCTACGCCGAGGATCTGGAGAAGGCCCGGGCCTTTTACGAGGGGGTCCTGGGCCTTCCTTGCTTTCAGTACCAGCCCCCGCGCCACGCCTTCTTCCGGGCCGGGCAGGGGGTCTTTCTGGTCTTCAACCCAGAACACACGGAAAAGGACCAGGCCTTACCTCCCCACGGGGCCAAGGGAAGCGTCCACGTGGCCTTCCAGGTGGAGGAGGAAGAGCTTCCCCGCTGGGCGGAAAAGCTCCAGGAAGCGGGCTTTCCCGTCTGGTGGGCGGACTGGCCCAGGGGGAAAAGCCTTTACACCCGCGACCCCGCGGGGAACCTGGTGGAACTGGCCCCGGCCAGAATCTGGGGCCTAGAATGA
- a CDS encoding DinB family protein: MPAPFLEPLEPGVPPVVSAWIKGLKEVEAHLDRWAFALSEEGFWWRPKEGTNPIGGLVRHIAGSSLRLLSYAFPQELPDWAKRGREWELGGEPEPKEVVEARFREAWARLSSAFRRVREEELGQEVSVGAQGLKAPRAHILHHLVEHAQHHAGQIIYARKLLG, encoded by the coding sequence ATGCCTGCGCCCTTTCTGGAACCCCTGGAGCCGGGGGTGCCCCCGGTGGTTTCCGCCTGGATCAAGGGCTTGAAGGAGGTGGAGGCTCACCTGGATCGCTGGGCCTTTGCCCTTTCCGAGGAGGGGTTTTGGTGGCGGCCCAAGGAGGGGACGAACCCCATTGGGGGCCTGGTGCGCCACATCGCGGGAAGCTCCTTGCGGCTCCTTTCCTATGCTTTTCCCCAGGAGCTTCCCGACTGGGCCAAAAGGGGGCGGGAGTGGGAGCTAGGAGGGGAGCCCGAGCCCAAGGAGGTGGTGGAGGCCCGCTTCCGAGAGGCTTGGGCGAGGCTTTCCTCCGCCTTCCGGAGGGTAAGGGAAGAGGAACTCGGCCAGGAGGTTTCCGTGGGCGCCCAGGGCCTGAAGGCGCCCAGGGCCCATATCCTCCACCACCTGGTGGAGCACGCCCAGCACCATGCAGGGCAGATCATCTACGCCCGCAAGCTCCTGGGCTGA
- the rnhA gene encoding ribonuclease HI has product MRRVELYTDGACLGNPGPGGWAALLRYSAREKLLSGGEPCTTNNRMELTALLQGLKALKEPCEVHLFSDSQYLVRALSEWLPAWQRRGLRKADGKPVENRDLWEAILEELKRHRVLPTWVRGHNGHPENERVDREARRQAQRQKAQARTPCPPKRAPTDTLFSE; this is encoded by the coding sequence GTGAGGCGGGTGGAGCTCTACACCGACGGGGCCTGCCTGGGTAACCCCGGGCCCGGGGGTTGGGCGGCCCTCCTGCGTTACAGCGCCAGGGAGAAGCTCCTCTCCGGGGGGGAGCCCTGCACCACCAACAACCGCATGGAGCTCACCGCCCTCCTTCAGGGCCTTAAGGCCCTCAAGGAGCCTTGCGAGGTGCACCTCTTTTCCGACAGCCAGTATTTGGTGCGGGCCCTCAGCGAATGGCTTCCCGCCTGGCAGAGGCGGGGCCTGCGCAAGGCGGACGGGAAGCCTGTAGAAAACCGCGACCTCTGGGAGGCCATCCTGGAAGAGTTGAAACGCCACCGCGTCCTCCCCACCTGGGTGCGGGGGCACAACGGCCACCCGGAAAACGAGCGGGTGGACCGGGAGGCGAGGCGCCAGGCCCAGCGGCAAAAGGCCCAGGCCCGCACCCCCTGCCCCCCAAAGAGGGCTCCCACCGACACGCTTTTCTCCGAATAA
- a CDS encoding Uma2 family endonuclease: protein MATRYRFGVEEFERLFQGVKHLELLRGEIYEMSPIGPRHVFTVARLDKKFQALLGEEAVVTVQSPLRIPPRSEPEPDLLVLKPPLEAYAERLPEPQDVLLLIEVADTSLEHDRAKLALYAEAGLPEVWIVNLQENLLEVYREPQGSHYRLRELVPPGEAKAPLAFPERPVPWS from the coding sequence ATGGCCACCCGCTACCGCTTCGGGGTAGAGGAGTTTGAGCGGCTTTTCCAGGGCGTGAAGCACCTGGAACTCCTAAGGGGGGAGATCTACGAGATGAGCCCCATCGGTCCTAGGCATGTCTTTACCGTGGCTCGGCTGGACAAAAAGTTCCAGGCTCTTTTGGGGGAGGAAGCCGTCGTCACCGTGCAGTCCCCCCTGCGCATCCCGCCCCGTTCCGAGCCCGAACCAGACCTCCTGGTGCTGAAGCCCCCTCTAGAAGCCTATGCGGAACGCCTCCCCGAGCCCCAGGACGTCCTCCTCCTCATCGAGGTGGCCGACACCAGCCTGGAGCACGACCGGGCCAAGCTCGCCCTCTACGCCGAGGCAGGCCTTCCCGAGGTCTGGATCGTGAACCTCCAGGAAAACCTCCTGGAGGTCTACCGCGAACCCCAGGGAAGCCATTACCGCCTGCGGGAGCTGGTGCCTCCCGGGGAGGCCAAGGCCCCCCTGGCCTTCCCCGAACGGCCCGTCCCCTGGTCGTGA
- a CDS encoding acyl-CoA carboxylase subunit beta: MPTDPKALESRLRPEERESPVFKANKDAWVALVRDFRESLEGVRQGGGPKAIERQHKKGRLSARERIARLLDPGTEFYELMAFAGWGMYEEWGGAPAGGVITGLGQIQGQTWMIIANDATVKAGAFFPITAKKVIRAQTMALENRIPTLYLVDSAGVFLPLQDEVFPDQDDFGRIFYLNARMSALGIPQISAIMGNCVAGGAYLPVMTDVLIMTEGSGLYLAGPALVKAAIGQEVTSEELGGARMHFEVSGTVDFYEPSDEAAIERIRKLIALYPPPRLAPWAEGRKEPREPLYPAEDLYGLIAPDGSRPYDLREVIARLVDGSEFLEYKGGYGETLVTGFARIGSFPVGIVGNQRLILKKKGRIEVGGVIYAEAADKAARFILEVNQMNIPLLFLQDVTGFMVGKESEQAGIIRRGAKLVNAVSNSVVPKITVILGGSFGAGNYALAGKAYAPRFLFAWPSAKYAVMGGAQAAKTLLELEVEKLRREGKEPSDEELKELYERIKGRYEETLDPRYAAARLWVDGVIFPHETRKWLIRVLEACALNPEREPFRVGVFQV, from the coding sequence ATGCCCACCGATCCCAAGGCCCTGGAAAGCCGCCTCCGTCCGGAGGAACGGGAAAGCCCGGTTTTCAAGGCCAATAAGGACGCCTGGGTGGCCCTGGTGCGGGACTTCAGGGAAAGCCTGGAGGGGGTGCGCCAGGGAGGAGGCCCCAAGGCCATCGAGCGCCAGCACAAAAAGGGACGCCTCTCCGCCCGGGAGCGGATCGCCAGGCTTTTAGACCCGGGCACGGAGTTCTACGAGCTCATGGCCTTCGCCGGGTGGGGAATGTACGAGGAGTGGGGCGGGGCCCCCGCGGGGGGAGTCATCACCGGCCTCGGGCAGATCCAGGGCCAGACCTGGATGATCATCGCCAACGACGCCACCGTGAAGGCAGGGGCCTTCTTCCCCATCACCGCCAAAAAGGTGATCCGGGCCCAGACCATGGCGTTGGAAAACCGCATTCCCACCCTGTACCTGGTGGACTCCGCCGGGGTTTTCCTACCCCTTCAGGACGAGGTCTTCCCGGACCAGGACGACTTTGGCCGCATCTTCTACCTCAACGCCCGCATGTCCGCCCTGGGCATCCCCCAGATCTCGGCCATCATGGGCAACTGCGTGGCCGGGGGCGCCTACCTCCCCGTCATGACCGATGTCCTCATCATGACCGAGGGAAGCGGCCTCTACCTGGCGGGCCCCGCCCTGGTAAAGGCGGCCATCGGCCAGGAGGTGACCAGCGAGGAGCTGGGTGGGGCCCGCATGCACTTTGAGGTCTCGGGCACCGTGGACTTTTACGAACCCAGCGACGAAGCGGCCATAGAGAGGATCCGAAAGCTCATCGCCCTCTACCCGCCCCCCAGGCTTGCCCCCTGGGCGGAAGGACGCAAGGAACCCAGGGAACCCCTTTACCCCGCCGAAGACCTCTACGGACTCATCGCCCCCGACGGCTCCAGGCCTTACGACCTCCGGGAGGTGATCGCCCGCCTTGTGGACGGCTCGGAGTTCCTGGAGTACAAGGGGGGGTACGGGGAGACCCTGGTCACGGGCTTCGCCCGCATCGGGAGCTTCCCCGTGGGCATCGTGGGGAATCAGCGCCTTATCCTGAAGAAGAAGGGACGAATCGAGGTGGGTGGGGTGATCTATGCGGAGGCGGCGGACAAGGCCGCCCGGTTCATCCTCGAGGTGAACCAGATGAACATCCCCCTCCTTTTCCTCCAGGACGTGACGGGCTTCATGGTGGGGAAGGAGTCAGAGCAGGCGGGGATCATCCGCCGGGGAGCCAAACTGGTCAATGCCGTGAGCAACTCGGTGGTGCCCAAGATCACCGTGATCCTGGGAGGCTCCTTCGGGGCGGGAAACTACGCCCTGGCGGGCAAGGCCTACGCCCCCCGCTTCCTCTTCGCCTGGCCCAGCGCCAAGTACGCGGTGATGGGTGGGGCCCAGGCGGCCAAGACCCTCTTGGAGCTGGAGGTGGAAAAGCTCAGGCGGGAAGGGAAGGAACCCTCGGACGAGGAGCTAAAGGAGCTTTACGAGCGCATCAAGGGGCGCTACGAGGAAACCCTGGACCCCCGGTACGCCGCCGCCCGGCTCTGGGTGGACGGGGTGATCTTCCCCCACGAAACCCGGAAGTGGCTCATCCGGGTCCTCGAGGCCTGCGCCCTGAACCCCGAGCGGGAGCCTTTTAGAGTGGGGGTGTTCCAGGTCTAA
- a CDS encoding hydroxymethylglutaryl-CoA lyase gives MEKVKWVECPRDAWQGFSRPIPTEEKVAFLHRLLEAGFRHLDLTSFVSPKWVPQMADAEAVLAALPPPEGRTYLAIVANERGLERALKAPNLTHVGYPFSLSETFQRKNTNRSIEDSWPLVAEMVRATEGRLGLVVYLSMAFGNPYGDPWSLEAVLEAIGRLRALGVREIALADTYGVAEASRIQEVLGEAVARFGPEGLGAHLHARPEGVLAKVEAVLGAGVRWLEGALAGVGGCPFAGDELVGNLPTEKVLPHLEAQGLTTGVDMRALPLLAEEAARLRLLYG, from the coding sequence ATGGAAAAGGTGAAGTGGGTGGAGTGCCCCAGGGACGCCTGGCAAGGGTTTTCCCGCCCCATCCCCACCGAGGAAAAGGTGGCCTTTTTACACCGACTGCTGGAAGCGGGGTTTCGCCATCTGGACCTGACCAGCTTCGTCTCCCCCAAGTGGGTACCCCAGATGGCGGACGCGGAGGCGGTCTTGGCCGCCTTGCCGCCCCCGGAAGGGCGCACCTATTTGGCCATCGTGGCCAACGAGCGGGGCCTGGAAAGGGCGCTAAAGGCCCCAAACCTCACCCACGTGGGCTACCCCTTCTCCCTCTCGGAAACCTTCCAGCGCAAGAACACGAACCGCTCCATTGAGGACTCCTGGCCCCTGGTGGCGGAGATGGTGCGGGCCACGGAGGGGAGGCTTGGCCTCGTGGTCTACCTCTCCATGGCCTTCGGCAACCCCTACGGGGATCCCTGGAGCCTGGAGGCCGTCCTGGAGGCCATCGGAAGGCTCCGGGCGCTGGGGGTGCGGGAGATCGCCCTGGCGGACACCTACGGGGTGGCGGAGGCAAGCCGTATCCAGGAGGTGCTAGGGGAGGCCGTGGCCCGCTTTGGCCCCGAAGGCCTGGGGGCCCACCTCCACGCCCGGCCCGAGGGGGTCTTGGCCAAGGTGGAGGCGGTGCTGGGGGCGGGGGTGCGCTGGCTGGAGGGGGCCTTGGCGGGGGTGGGGGGCTGCCCCTTTGCCGGGGACGAGCTGGTGGGCAACCTACCCACGGAGAAGGTCCTGCCCCACCTCGAGGCCCAAGGCCTCACCACGGGGGTGGACATGAGAGCGCTCCCCCTCTTAGCGGAGGAGGCGGCCCGGCTCCGGCTCCTCTACGGCTGA
- a CDS encoding CDGSH iron-sulfur domain-containing protein encodes MKLRFRQDGPYVLDLPEGTPFRFNGEERRLERAKLALCRCGHSERKPFCDGSHKRVGFRAEGGEIVSKETP; translated from the coding sequence ATGAAGCTCCGCTTCCGCCAGGATGGGCCCTACGTGTTGGACTTGCCCGAAGGAACTCCCTTCCGGTTCAACGGGGAAGAAAGGCGCCTGGAAAGGGCCAAGCTGGCCCTTTGTCGCTGCGGCCACTCGGAAAGGAAGCCCTTCTGCGACGGGAGCCACAAACGGGTGGGCTTCCGGGCAGAGGGTGGGGAGATCGTCAGTAAAGAAACTCCCTGA
- a CDS encoding YkgJ family cysteine cluster protein, translating to MNPVEAAWEALEADLADYLRQKGLAPSCRAGCFACCHGLVTLSRLEGEALLPHLTEAQRARLLEEGPKRLALLGEGKDDPHFPSRFFRERRPCPFLEGGLCGVYPFRPLACRGLLTAGDPALCQPEAQAPRGHFLKAPWGMAHRRMEALWEEEGRRYGFVVIGELAGLLYLLLEGLPRGRAEVERLLEGLGVLGGRWGFQVVSPWRGQGGNPGG from the coding sequence ATGAACCCGGTGGAAGCCGCGTGGGAGGCCCTCGAGGCGGACCTCGCCGACTACCTGAGGCAAAAGGGCCTCGCCCCCTCCTGCCGGGCGGGGTGCTTCGCCTGCTGCCACGGCCTGGTGACCCTCTCCCGCCTGGAGGGGGAGGCCCTCCTCCCCCACCTCACGGAGGCGCAGCGGGCCCGCCTCCTGGAGGAAGGCCCCAAACGCCTGGCCCTCCTCGGGGAGGGCAAGGACGACCCCCACTTCCCGAGCCGCTTTTTCAGGGAAAGAAGGCCCTGCCCCTTCCTGGAGGGGGGCCTCTGCGGGGTCTACCCCTTCAGGCCCCTGGCCTGCCGCGGCCTCCTCACCGCCGGGGACCCCGCCCTCTGCCAGCCGGAAGCCCAGGCCCCCCGGGGCCACTTCCTCAAAGCGCCCTGGGGCATGGCCCACCGCCGCATGGAGGCGCTTTGGGAGGAGGAAGGGCGGCGCTACGGCTTCGTGGTGATAGGGGAGCTTGCGGGCCTCCTGTACCTCCTCCTCGAGGGCCTGCCCCGGGGGCGGGCGGAGGTGGAGAGGCTCCTGGAAGGGCTGGGCGTCCTCGGGGGGCGGTGGGGGTTCCAGGTGGTCTCACCCTGGCGAGGTCAGGGTGGGAACCCCGGTGGCTAG
- a CDS encoding DUF3197 domain-containing protein, whose product MERVGLRAAPRLTLEALKEALKGVRFPEAKVYLITDWQDRRHQARYAVVIHGGKKDLLTPDAFGPAFPGGEAALSELMALLLERGARRFYEAVVSPGEMTALLGLPPEELLARVNAIANPADPGIYLKRAA is encoded by the coding sequence ATGGAACGCGTGGGCTTGCGCGCTGCTCCCCGGCTGACCCTCGAGGCCCTCAAGGAGGCCCTCAAGGGGGTGCGTTTCCCCGAGGCCAAGGTCTACCTCATCACCGACTGGCAGGACCGCCGCCACCAGGCCCGCTACGCGGTTGTGATCCACGGGGGCAAGAAGGACCTCCTCACCCCCGACGCCTTCGGCCCGGCGTTTCCCGGGGGCGAGGCGGCCCTTTCCGAACTGATGGCCCTCCTCCTGGAGCGGGGGGCGCGGAGGTTCTACGAGGCCGTGGTCTCTCCCGGGGAGATGACCGCTCTCCTCGGCCTTCCTCCCGAGGAGCTCCTTGCCCGGGTGAACGCCATCGCCAACCCCGCCGACCCCGGCATTTACCTGAAGCGGGCCGCCTGA
- a CDS encoding glutamine synthetase/cystathionine beta-lyase binding protein, protein MPTFIVLSTLTDDGAETLVKNPERIKEVNQELEQDFGVKVVAQYAVLGPYDFVNIVEAEDALAVARAMLHLGARGSVKTTTLEAIPVADLIAKLK, encoded by the coding sequence ATGCCCACCTTTATCGTCCTCAGCACCCTCACGGATGATGGCGCCGAGACCCTGGTGAAAAACCCCGAGCGCATCAAGGAGGTGAACCAGGAGCTGGAACAGGACTTCGGGGTCAAAGTGGTGGCCCAGTACGCCGTCCTCGGCCCCTACGACTTCGTGAACATCGTGGAGGCGGAGGATGCCCTGGCCGTGGCCCGGGCCATGCTCCACCTGGGGGCGCGGGGGAGCGTGAAGACCACCACCCTCGAGGCCATCCCCGTGGCCGACCTCATCGCCAAGCTCAAGTAG
- a CDS encoding copper chaperone Copz family protein: protein MLCPQNGKIGLEVPLKTVKNFLTGKALARLDPESPHYLCQDPACPVVYYGQEGVYTLEEVRFPIYDKGASLICYCFDWTREGLAEALSQGLDPVVQVEGGVRAKRCACDQRNPRGRCCLSTLKAEVARLA, encoded by the coding sequence ATGCTTTGCCCACAGAATGGAAAGATAGGCCTCGAGGTGCCCCTGAAGACGGTGAAGAACTTCCTCACCGGGAAAGCCCTCGCCCGGCTGGACCCCGAAAGCCCCCACTACCTCTGCCAGGACCCCGCCTGTCCCGTGGTCTACTACGGGCAGGAGGGGGTTTACACCCTGGAGGAGGTGCGCTTTCCCATCTACGACAAGGGGGCTTCCCTCATCTGCTACTGCTTTGACTGGACTAGGGAGGGCCTGGCGGAGGCTCTAAGCCAGGGGCTGGACCCCGTGGTCCAGGTGGAGGGGGGGGTAAGGGCCAAGCGCTGCGCCTGCGATCAGAGGAACCCCCGGGGACGCTGTTGCCTTTCCACCCTGAAGGCGGAGGTGGCCCGGCTTGCCTGA
- the tilS gene encoding tRNA lysidine(34) synthetase TilS, translating into MPEALPQELEEAFRARLARLAPKDPLVLAVSGGGDSVALAHLVRRAGREAVVAHLDHALRPESGEDRAFVKALAERLGFPFYAERVEVARVARERGENLEAVAREIRYAFLHRVAKEVKAKAILTAHTLDDQAETVLLKLLQGTARGLGIREKEGLVVRPLLAFRREELRAYLKALGEVWREDSSNQDLSRDRNYLRLKVLPLVEERFPGAKEALSRFAQVRMEEEAHLEKEAKARLLPDPRFFVPAYRAVPLLEAPGALRRRALRWMLEALDLRPEARLIALLEEALGGKVATLPGGYTARRKGGTLFLLPPAPKLPLPPGFRRPLPGDYLAMPYGRKRLVDFLAEKGVPKELKPLWPVRAEGKRVMEVLGFYPPSEEERYMALALEEARQAFQEGEVPVGAVLVVGERVYRAHNQVEATRDPTAHAEMLLLRRVGKGARGGRLYVTLEPCRMCHHALREARVEVVYGAENLKEGALTRFGQGGGMRGGVLEGECAKLLKDFFARLREGCRSG; encoded by the coding sequence TTGCCTGAGGCGCTTCCCCAGGAACTGGAAGAGGCCTTTCGCGCGCGGCTCGCCCGGCTGGCTCCCAAGGACCCCCTGGTGCTGGCGGTCTCTGGGGGCGGGGACTCGGTGGCGTTGGCCCACCTGGTGCGGCGCGCCGGGCGGGAGGCGGTGGTGGCCCACCTGGACCACGCCCTGCGCCCGGAAAGCGGGGAGGATAGGGCCTTTGTGAAGGCCCTGGCGGAAAGGCTTGGCTTTCCCTTTTATGCCGAGCGGGTGGAGGTGGCCAGGGTGGCCAGGGAACGGGGGGAGAACCTCGAGGCCGTGGCCCGGGAGATCCGCTACGCCTTCCTGCACCGGGTGGCCAAGGAGGTGAAGGCCAAGGCCATCCTCACCGCCCATACCCTGGACGACCAGGCGGAAACCGTGCTCCTCAAACTCCTTCAGGGCACGGCCCGGGGCCTGGGTATCCGGGAAAAGGAGGGGCTTGTGGTCCGCCCCCTTCTGGCCTTTCGCCGCGAGGAGTTAAGGGCGTACCTCAAGGCCCTGGGGGAAGTGTGGCGGGAGGATTCCTCCAACCAGGACCTTTCCCGGGATCGCAACTACCTGAGGCTTAAGGTGCTTCCCCTTGTGGAGGAGCGGTTTCCTGGGGCCAAGGAGGCGCTTTCCCGCTTTGCCCAGGTGCGGATGGAGGAGGAGGCTCACCTGGAGAAGGAGGCCAAAGCCCGCCTCCTACCCGATCCCCGCTTCTTCGTGCCCGCCTACCGGGCGGTACCTCTTTTGGAGGCTCCTGGGGCCCTTAGACGGAGGGCTTTGCGCTGGATGCTGGAGGCCTTAGACCTCCGGCCTGAGGCCCGGCTTATCGCCCTTCTGGAGGAGGCTTTAGGGGGCAAGGTGGCCACCCTGCCCGGCGGCTACACGGCCAGGCGCAAAGGAGGTACCCTTTTTCTCCTTCCCCCCGCTCCCAAGCTGCCCCTTCCCCCTGGGTTTCGCCGCCCCTTGCCGGGAGACTACCTAGCCATGCCCTACGGGAGAAAGCGCCTGGTGGACTTTTTGGCGGAGAAAGGGGTACCTAAGGAGCTCAAGCCCCTTTGGCCGGTGAGGGCGGAAGGTAAGCGGGTGATGGAGGTGCTGGGCTTCTATCCTCCCTCCGAGGAGGAGCGGTACATGGCCTTGGCCCTCGAGGAGGCCAGGCAGGCCTTCCAGGAGGGGGAGGTGCCGGTGGGGGCGGTCTTGGTGGTGGGGGAAAGGGTGTACAGGGCTCACAATCAGGTGGAGGCTACCCGGGACCCCACGGCCCACGCGGAGATGCTCCTTCTCCGGAGGGTGGGCAAGGGGGCTAGGGGAGGGCGGCTTTACGTGACCCTCGAGCCCTGCCGCATGTGCCACCACGCCCTGAGGGAGGCCAGGGTGGAGGTGGTCTACGGGGCGGAGAACCTGAAGGAAGGGGCCCTCACCCGCTTTGGCCAGGGGGGCGGGATGCGGGGTGGCGTCCTGGAGGGGGAGTGTGCTAAGCTCCTAAAGGACTTCTTCGCCCGGCTCAGGGAGGGGTGCCGGAGCGGTTGA
- a CDS encoding MFS transporter, translating into MKRHEAIVALMTRLGLALFARNPTFSYFFLSRTSSRIGENVFSLAVPWLVFQLTGSALQLGLAFAVQVVPSLLLAPFAGVYADAASRTKVILVAESFRALLGLAVAGLSLLGNLQAWHLYLAVVAHAVTASFLTVAAGAVVPTIVDQVDLTRANALLRLSRNACDLFGKVMTGVLLAWVGPAYTFMANAALSVASAALLPIRRMNGESLVVRGRRPRVLQDFVSGVGILRRHGAALLAMADLVVVNVGIPVLVIALPVVSEQVLRHGAAGYGFLTGAMALGAIAATLIATPLAGRMDEHRLSGLATVLFGFLVGSLGFVGGLEGWLLAVALAGLTAELVSVYTASILQRTLPSEVLGRAFAVQYAALRVIPVVVFLSAGAVLQRFGVQTLLILGGSATALIAALLLYIRVRGAQ; encoded by the coding sequence ATGAAACGGCATGAAGCCATTGTCGCCTTGATGACCAGGCTGGGGCTTGCGCTTTTCGCCCGAAACCCCACCTTCTCCTACTTTTTCCTCAGCAGGACCTCGTCCCGCATTGGCGAGAACGTGTTCTCCCTTGCCGTCCCGTGGCTGGTGTTTCAGCTGACGGGCAGCGCCCTACAACTTGGGCTGGCCTTTGCCGTCCAGGTTGTCCCTTCGCTGCTGCTGGCTCCCTTTGCCGGTGTTTATGCGGACGCTGCTTCAAGGACAAAAGTGATACTCGTTGCGGAAAGTTTCCGGGCCCTGCTCGGTCTGGCTGTGGCTGGGCTGTCGCTCCTGGGCAACTTGCAGGCGTGGCACCTGTACCTTGCTGTGGTGGCCCATGCGGTAACCGCCAGTTTTCTTACCGTCGCAGCCGGGGCTGTGGTCCCGACCATCGTTGACCAGGTGGACCTGACACGCGCCAACGCGCTGCTCAGGTTGAGCCGCAACGCGTGCGACCTGTTTGGCAAGGTTATGACGGGCGTACTCTTAGCCTGGGTAGGCCCGGCGTACACGTTCATGGCGAATGCGGCCTTGTCTGTGGCGTCGGCGGCTCTGCTGCCGATCCGTCGCATGAACGGGGAATCCCTAGTGGTGCGGGGCCGGCGGCCAAGGGTACTGCAGGATTTCGTGAGTGGGGTGGGTATCCTGCGCCGCCACGGCGCGGCTTTGCTCGCCATGGCCGATCTGGTGGTGGTCAACGTCGGTATTCCGGTTCTGGTCATAGCCCTGCCCGTTGTTTCTGAACAGGTTCTGCGCCACGGCGCCGCTGGCTATGGATTCCTCACCGGAGCGATGGCGCTCGGGGCCATCGCTGCGACCCTGATAGCCACTCCACTGGCGGGGCGGATGGATGAGCACCGGTTGTCCGGACTTGCCACGGTCCTGTTCGGCTTCCTGGTTGGGTCCCTGGGCTTCGTCGGGGGACTGGAGGGGTGGTTGCTGGCGGTGGCGCTCGCCGGTCTGACGGCCGAATTGGTTTCGGTCTACACGGCCAGCATCCTGCAGCGGACCCTGCCTTCGGAGGTCCTGGGCCGGGCCTTTGCTGTTCAGTATGCGGCCCTACGGGTCATCCCTGTGGTCGTGTTCCTAAGTGCCGGTGCGGTTCTCCAAAGGTTCGGCGTCCAAACGCTCTTGATCTTGGGTGGTTCGGCAACCGCCCTCATCGCGGCGCTCTTGCTCTACATCAGGGTGCGCGGTGCGCAATAG